The Bacillus carboniphilus genome contains a region encoding:
- the mnhG gene encoding monovalent cation/H(+) antiporter subunit G → MIVISKIVIGYLILQGALLSLISSIGIIRLPDIYTRNHAASKSATLGIISILLGVFLDFWIVEGYMNARIILGIIFVFCTAPVAGHLISRAAYNTGIPMSEKTVKDDLRAKKKRSVQ, encoded by the coding sequence ATGATCGTAATAAGTAAAATTGTCATCGGCTATCTCATCCTTCAAGGGGCCTTATTAAGTTTAATATCATCAATCGGGATTATTCGATTACCTGATATTTACACGCGAAATCATGCGGCTTCAAAAAGTGCAACACTAGGTATTATCTCCATATTGTTGGGTGTATTTTTAGATTTCTGGATAGTAGAGGGTTACATGAACGCACGAATTATATTAGGGATTATTTTTGTATTCTGTACAGCACCCGTTGCAGGTCATTTAATTAGTCGTGCTGCATACAACACGGGTATTCCCATGTCTGAGAAAACCGTGAAAGATGATTTAAGAGCAAAGAAAAAAAGATCTGTCCAATAA